One window from the genome of Pseudoalteromonas sp. '520P1 No. 423' encodes:
- a CDS encoding DUF6463 family protein, whose protein sequence is MKAMKYSGYYLVFTGIIHNLIGLALGWQSLVDMHQDNWFASTIVNGQMIFQREAIVWFLLTGFFWVLFGLMLQKALKEGFTPPLSLAWGFIAIGIIVAIIMPVSGAYLLIIQGIILLIGIMKLTPQTIVYSESTRR, encoded by the coding sequence ATGAAAGCAATGAAATACTCCGGTTATTACTTAGTTTTTACAGGTATTATTCACAACTTAATTGGTCTAGCTTTAGGTTGGCAAAGCTTAGTTGATATGCATCAAGATAATTGGTTTGCTAGCACTATTGTAAATGGCCAAATGATATTCCAGCGAGAAGCCATAGTCTGGTTTTTATTAACAGGATTCTTTTGGGTTTTATTTGGTTTAATGTTACAAAAAGCGCTTAAAGAAGGTTTTACGCCGCCACTGTCTTTAGCTTGGGGGTTTATAGCAATAGGGATTATTGTTGCTATTATTATGCCAGTATCTGGTGCTTACTTGCTTATTATTCAGGGGATTATTCTGTTAATAGGTATTATGAAATTAACACCTCAGACTATTGTCTATTCAGAATCTACACGTAGATAA
- a CDS encoding PLP-dependent cysteine synthase family protein — MNTSWTKYAISQIEADYTRSADTHLIQLPLPYFKDIDIYFKDESTHPTGSLKHRLARSLFLYALCNGWINENTPVIESSSGSTAVSEAYFSRLLGLRFIAVMANSTAKEKIKQIEFYGGECHLVDCTTQIYSESERLAKELNGHYMDQFTFAERATDWRGNNNIAERIFSQMSKERFPVPSWLVMSPGTGGTSATIGRYIRYQGQDSKLLVVDPEHSVFYDYYKTGNAGLQNTQGSKIEGIGRPRVEPSFISGVIDEMLKVTDAKSIEAMLWLSEQLGRKVGPSTGTNFVGVLKLAERMKKANEKGSIVTLLCDSGERYLNSYYDENWLKSRIERNESYRNYLKSIG, encoded by the coding sequence ATGAATACGAGTTGGACTAAATATGCGATTTCCCAAATAGAAGCTGACTATACACGCTCAGCAGATACGCATCTTATTCAATTACCTTTACCGTACTTTAAAGATATTGATATTTATTTTAAAGATGAAAGCACCCATCCAACCGGTTCTTTAAAGCACCGTTTAGCCCGTTCGTTATTTTTATATGCATTATGTAACGGCTGGATCAATGAGAATACACCTGTTATTGAATCTTCAAGTGGTTCAACTGCGGTATCTGAAGCGTATTTTTCACGATTATTAGGTTTACGCTTTATTGCTGTAATGGCAAACAGTACGGCGAAAGAAAAGATAAAACAAATTGAATTTTATGGCGGTGAATGTCACTTAGTTGATTGCACTACACAAATTTATAGTGAGTCAGAAAGGTTAGCCAAAGAGTTAAATGGCCATTATATGGATCAGTTCACTTTTGCTGAAAGAGCCACCGATTGGCGTGGTAATAATAATATAGCTGAACGTATTTTTAGCCAGATGTCGAAAGAGCGTTTTCCAGTACCAAGTTGGTTAGTAATGAGCCCTGGTACGGGCGGCACATCAGCAACGATAGGTCGTTACATTCGTTATCAAGGTCAAGATAGTAAATTATTAGTTGTCGACCCAGAACATTCAGTTTTTTATGATTATTACAAAACGGGTAATGCAGGTTTACAAAATACACAAGGAAGTAAAATTGAAGGCATAGGGCGACCTAGAGTTGAGCCTTCTTTTATTTCTGGCGTGATTGATGAAATGCTAAAGGTAACTGACGCGAAAAGCATTGAAGCTATGTTATGGCTGAGTGAACAGCTAGGTCGTAAAGTGGGTCCTTCTACAGGGACTAATTTTGTGGGGGTTTTAAAGCTTGCCGAACGTATGAAAAAAGCAAACGAAAAAGGCTCTATTGTGACGTTATTATGCGATAGTGGAGAGCGTTATTTAAATAGTTATTATGATGAAAATTGGCTTAAAAGCCGAATTGAACGTAATGAAAGCTACCGTAACTATCTAAAAAGCATAGGTTAA
- a CDS encoding MOSC domain-containing protein — MAELRAIGYKNLKGGPIFEVNSAKVTKEKGINIGLPRRQGNRQVTLLSFEQWQQACDTLNIKLPWTARRANLLVSGIQFNIQHVGKVIHIGELQLLITGETEPCYKMDWVHPGLSVALNDNFKAGLTCKVLNDADIQVGDTIHITEQLSLF, encoded by the coding sequence ATGGCAGAGCTAAGAGCAATAGGATATAAAAACTTAAAAGGTGGGCCAATTTTTGAAGTAAACTCTGCCAAAGTGACAAAAGAGAAAGGTATTAATATTGGATTGCCCAGGAGACAAGGTAATCGGCAAGTGACACTTTTATCTTTTGAACAATGGCAACAAGCGTGTGATACTTTAAATATAAAGTTACCTTGGACCGCAAGAAGAGCTAACTTACTTGTTAGTGGCATACAGTTTAATATCCAGCATGTTGGTAAAGTGATACATATAGGTGAGTTACAATTATTGATTACAGGTGAAACTGAACCTTGCTATAAAATGGATTGGGTTCACCCTGGGTTATCAGTGGCATTAAATGATAACTTTAAAGCTGGCTTAACGTGTAAAGTATTAAATGATGCTGATATTCAAGTAGGTGATACTATCCATATCACTGAACAATTAAGCTTATTTTAA
- a CDS encoding porin yields the protein MHLLSHLLRHFIPNQIFAEAFYTQSDFDSDFDTSGFGIKGSYEFGEYFFVEANYTQSSGDINNFDIDYDTFQYGLGAKYALDNGVTVFASYNLGDWKLEEANTGDESFDVDTFKLGLRSNITDAIELNAAYTNTDPEEGDRESGFVLGANYKVAETWFVTAGYSRIAGDRDVDTLNIGLRKTF from the coding sequence ATGCACCTTCTTTCACATTTGCTGAGGCATTTTATACCCAATCAGATTTTTGCTGAGGCATTTTATACCCAATCAGATTTCGACAGCGACTTTGATACTTCAGGGTTTGGTATCAAAGGTTCATATGAATTTGGTGAATACTTTTTTGTAGAAGCTAATTACACTCAATCATCTGGCGATATTAATAATTTTGATATCGATTATGATACATTTCAATATGGTCTAGGTGCTAAGTATGCTCTTGATAATGGGGTAACTGTATTTGCCTCATATAACTTAGGTGATTGGAAATTAGAAGAAGCAAATACTGGTGATGAATCTTTTGATGTCGATACATTTAAACTAGGCTTACGTTCTAATATAACAGATGCAATTGAACTTAATGCTGCGTACACAAATACCGATCCTGAAGAAGGTGACCGTGAATCAGGTTTTGTTTTAGGCGCTAATTATAAAGTAGCGGAAACTTGGTTTGTTACAGCTGGATATAGCCGTATAGCAGGTGATAGAGACGTTGATACGCTAAATATTGGTTTAAGAAAAACTTTTTAG
- a CDS encoding S9 family peptidase, whose translation MLSSALVSASSTFEAEDIFALEYASSVKLSPNGKKVVYIRNSNNIMTDNKNKNLWLVDVKSGEQTPLFSNGNQYSQPTWSPDGKKIAFVSNETGSKQIHVHYIAENKTAMVSQVQASVSSLTWSPDGRWLAFSQKVKGKKTQLTKMPKKPKGAKWAEPVIVIDKAYYQADGSGLIKPGYNHIFVLPADGGTARQVTSGEYHHKGTLAWTKDNQNIVFSANRISDWEYKRLEGDLFSVAINTGEITQLTSTPGKEYSPTFSENGKSLAFLSGSNELNPYRNAKLNILNWGSKKVTPLAADFDRSIRSPKWISSSSLAFSYDDFGKRKIATITTKGKIKDLTDTVTGTTLGRPYISGEFDANSSGKIVFTTGSAERPADVAMVTTRGKVKQLTSLNEDLLAHKKLGKMHEINYKSSFDGEQIQGWYITPPDFDPTKKYPLILEIHGGPHLAYGPHFTAELQRFAAQGYVVFYDNHRGSSSYGERFAMLLKYKYSSKEDFADHNSGVDAMIDLGFIDDKNLFIAGGSAGGIATAYAIGLTDRFAAAAVVKPVINWLSKVLTADSGLGQIPTQFPGMPWDHVEHYWQRSPMSLVGNVTTPTLLMTGEEDLRTPMAQTEQYYQALKLRKIDTVLVKVPGAPHGIAGKPSRMITKIEHTLAWFEKYKTK comes from the coding sequence ATGCTAAGTTCTGCATTGGTATCTGCATCATCTACTTTTGAAGCCGAAGATATTTTTGCCCTTGAATATGCAAGCAGCGTTAAACTTTCTCCAAATGGTAAAAAAGTTGTTTATATCAGAAATTCAAACAACATTATGACAGACAATAAAAATAAAAATTTATGGTTGGTTGATGTTAAATCAGGTGAGCAAACACCTTTATTTTCTAATGGCAATCAATATTCACAACCAACTTGGTCACCAGATGGTAAAAAAATTGCTTTTGTGAGCAATGAAACCGGTAGCAAACAAATTCATGTTCATTATATCGCTGAAAATAAAACAGCTATGGTGAGTCAAGTACAGGCAAGCGTGAGCAGTTTAACTTGGTCGCCAGATGGCAGGTGGTTAGCCTTTAGCCAAAAAGTCAAAGGTAAAAAAACTCAATTAACAAAAATGCCTAAAAAGCCAAAAGGGGCTAAATGGGCTGAGCCAGTCATTGTCATTGATAAAGCGTATTATCAAGCTGATGGCAGTGGTTTAATTAAGCCTGGCTATAACCATATTTTTGTATTACCAGCTGATGGCGGTACAGCACGCCAAGTAACCAGTGGTGAATACCATCATAAAGGCACGCTTGCTTGGACTAAAGACAACCAAAATATTGTTTTTTCAGCTAATCGCATCAGTGATTGGGAATATAAAAGACTGGAAGGTGATTTATTTTCGGTAGCAATCAATACTGGCGAAATTACTCAGTTAACTTCTACTCCAGGTAAAGAATATAGCCCTACTTTTTCTGAAAATGGTAAAAGCTTAGCGTTTCTTTCAGGTTCTAATGAGCTAAACCCTTATCGTAATGCAAAATTAAACATTTTAAATTGGGGTTCTAAAAAAGTAACGCCATTAGCTGCTGATTTTGATCGTTCAATAAGATCACCAAAGTGGATTTCTTCTTCATCACTTGCTTTTAGTTACGATGATTTTGGTAAACGCAAAATAGCGACGATTACGACAAAAGGTAAAATCAAAGATTTAACAGATACGGTAACAGGTACTACTTTAGGTCGACCATATATTAGTGGTGAATTTGACGCGAATTCATCAGGTAAAATTGTATTTACAACGGGCTCTGCAGAACGCCCAGCTGATGTTGCTATGGTAACTACACGCGGTAAAGTTAAACAGTTAACTAGCCTGAATGAAGATTTATTAGCGCATAAAAAGTTAGGGAAAATGCATGAAATTAACTACAAATCGTCATTTGATGGTGAGCAAATTCAAGGTTGGTACATTACGCCACCAGATTTTGATCCTACAAAAAAATATCCTTTAATTTTAGAGATACATGGTGGTCCACATTTAGCTTACGGTCCGCATTTTACAGCTGAACTTCAGCGTTTTGCAGCACAAGGTTATGTTGTATTTTATGATAATCATCGTGGTAGTAGCTCATATGGTGAGCGTTTTGCGATGTTACTTAAATACAAATACAGCTCAAAAGAAGACTTTGCAGATCACAACTCAGGTGTAGATGCGATGATAGATTTAGGTTTTATAGATGATAAAAACCTATTTATCGCTGGTGGTTCTGCTGGTGGTATCGCAACAGCTTATGCAATTGGTTTAACTGATAGATTTGCAGCAGCAGCTGTTGTAAAACCTGTAATTAACTGGTTGAGCAAAGTATTAACTGCAGACAGTGGTTTAGGTCAAATTCCTACGCAATTCCCTGGTATGCCTTGGGATCACGTTGAACATTATTGGCAGCGTTCGCCTATGTCGTTAGTGGGTAATGTCACTACACCTACATTATTAATGACAGGTGAAGAAGATTTACGTACACCAATGGCACAAACTGAACAGTATTACCAAGCATTAAAATTACGTAAAATAGATACTGTATTGGTGAAAGTTCCAGGTGCGCCACACGGTATTGCTGGTAAACCTTCTCGTATGATCACTAAAATTGAGCATACATTAGCTTGGTTTGAAAAATATAAAACCAAATAA
- the tnpA gene encoding IS200/IS605 family transposase — protein sequence MEIQRNSHHVFRLMYHFVWIPKYRRKVFSEPYREAMKTIIQKIGYDYDIDIVELEIPEDHIHMVVRSEPKMSPSQIMQVIKTISAREFFKLYPDIKRRYFWGGKLWTQSYFVETIGNATEDTIRKYVQNQLVELDKKEELESQLGLF from the coding sequence ATGGAAATTCAAAGAAATTCGCATCATGTTTTTAGATTAATGTACCACTTTGTGTGGATACCTAAGTATCGGCGTAAAGTCTTTTCGGAGCCTTATCGTGAGGCGATGAAAACAATAATCCAAAAAATTGGTTACGATTACGACATTGATATAGTCGAGTTAGAAATACCGGAAGACCATATTCATATGGTCGTAAGAAGTGAGCCAAAAATGTCACCAAGCCAGATCATGCAGGTGATAAAAACTATTTCAGCCAGAGAATTCTTCAAATTATACCCAGATATTAAAAGGCGTTATTTCTGGGGAGGGAAGCTTTGGACTCAGAGTTATTTTGTTGAAACAATTGGAAATGCAACGGAAGATACTATTCGTAAATATGTGCAAAACCAATTGGTTGAATTGGATAAAAAAGAAGAGCTCGAAAGTCAGTTAGGACTCTTTTGA
- a CDS encoding PD40 domain-containing protein yields MIKKTILFSAVAIVIAGCNNTSQQVNTPIIQNQSQFEQYSAETFFDTTSIMGSSFSQDGKRILVSSDETGIFNLYSIDTNTGLKTQLTESSDTTYPVRYFPNDERILLTRDQGGNELFHLYVRDENGTITDLTPGDKVRARFSGFSDDNKSFYISTNERDAKFMDLYRYDAKNYKRTLIYQNNTGLNVQSINSEGNLLTLGKSNSNKDSDIFLLDLTEKNAKPQLISNFKQDAQITANTFSKDGAYLYYTTNGKGEFSQVWRYNLKNSQHSEYIKESAASDRVSKES; encoded by the coding sequence ATGATAAAAAAAACAATATTATTTTCTGCAGTTGCTATCGTAATAGCAGGCTGTAACAATACTTCACAGCAAGTAAATACACCTATAATTCAAAACCAAAGCCAATTTGAACAATACTCTGCCGAAACCTTTTTTGATACTACAAGCATCATGGGTAGTTCTTTTTCTCAAGATGGTAAACGTATCTTAGTCAGTTCAGATGAAACAGGTATTTTTAATTTATATTCAATAGATACAAATACAGGCTTAAAAACTCAGCTAACTGAATCAAGTGATACAACATATCCTGTACGTTACTTTCCTAATGATGAACGTATTTTATTAACACGAGATCAAGGCGGCAATGAGCTATTCCACCTTTATGTACGTGATGAAAATGGCACTATTACCGATTTAACGCCTGGTGATAAAGTTCGCGCTAGATTCAGTGGTTTTAGTGATGATAATAAATCATTTTATATCTCAACCAATGAACGTGACGCTAAATTCATGGATTTATACCGTTACGATGCAAAAAATTACAAACGCACACTCATATACCAAAATAATACAGGCTTAAACGTTCAAAGTATAAATTCTGAAGGTAACCTTTTAACATTAGGAAAATCTAATTCAAACAAAGATAGCGATATATTTTTACTTGATTTAACAGAAAAAAATGCAAAACCACAGTTAATTTCAAATTTTAAACAAGATGCTCAAATCACTGCCAACACCTTCTCAAAAGACGGTGCTTACCTATATTACACAACAAATGGCAAAGGAGAATTTAGTCAAGTCTGGCGATATAACCTCAAAAACAGCCAACATAGTGAATATATAAAAGAATCGGCCGCAAGCGACCGAGTTTCAAAAGAGTCCTAA